One genomic region from Nocardia vinacea encodes:
- a CDS encoding ABC transporter substrate-binding protein: protein MKKRLAPLLLAVALTAAGCSLQSSDNTPEGTVKVVVGYQSKTINTVTAGTLLRAQGYLEQRLQKITDSGGAKYQVEWQDYDTGAPITAQMLAEKIDIGSMGDYPLLINGSRTQSNERAKTALVSVTGYNPKGALNMVVVPQDSTVTGIGDLAGQKISASVGSAGHGTLVQALSRAGVDPAKGVEVLNQQPQIGATALESHQVGALAQFVAWPGLLVFQSKAKLLYDGAELGVPTFHGVVARRSYTADHPEVLQAFLAAQLDATKFLNEKPFEAAKIVADGSGLPQEVVYLYNGPGGTSFDTTLKPSLIDAFKGDVQYLKSIGDFAELDIDKFVDPAPLRKAFADNGVGDYDQAVAATANPSRVTGTDPVCARPVSNAAQAGELWLDGTDRPQPAADPTCLLRAVQAAKAQGKVIRAAYVPDAELGTRWFADKAAWLRDGDSFLPFTTPAAAQRYRQAHPTATAISYDQAVTEVRR, encoded by the coding sequence GGCGGGCTGCTCCCTGCAGAGTTCGGACAACACCCCCGAAGGCACCGTCAAGGTCGTCGTCGGCTACCAGTCCAAAACAATCAATACCGTCACCGCGGGCACCCTGCTGCGCGCCCAGGGCTATCTGGAGCAGCGGCTACAGAAGATCACCGACAGCGGCGGCGCCAAGTACCAGGTGGAGTGGCAGGACTACGACACCGGCGCGCCGATCACCGCGCAGATGCTGGCCGAGAAGATCGATATCGGGTCGATGGGCGATTATCCGTTGCTGATCAACGGATCTCGCACCCAGTCCAATGAACGGGCGAAGACGGCGCTGGTATCGGTGACCGGCTACAACCCCAAGGGTGCGCTCAATATGGTTGTGGTGCCCCAGGATTCGACGGTGACCGGGATCGGTGACCTGGCCGGGCAGAAGATTTCGGCCAGCGTCGGCTCGGCCGGGCACGGCACCCTGGTGCAGGCGCTCTCGCGGGCGGGTGTCGATCCGGCCAAGGGCGTCGAGGTGCTCAACCAGCAGCCGCAGATCGGGGCGACCGCATTGGAATCGCATCAGGTCGGCGCGCTCGCGCAGTTCGTGGCCTGGCCCGGACTGCTGGTCTTCCAGAGCAAGGCGAAATTGCTCTACGACGGTGCGGAATTGGGTGTGCCCACCTTCCACGGCGTGGTCGCGCGACGCTCCTACACCGCCGATCATCCCGAGGTGCTGCAGGCCTTCCTCGCGGCCCAGCTCGATGCCACGAAGTTCTTGAACGAGAAGCCGTTCGAAGCCGCCAAGATCGTCGCCGACGGTTCCGGATTGCCGCAGGAGGTCGTGTACCTGTACAACGGGCCCGGCGGAACGTCTTTCGATACCACGCTCAAGCCCAGTCTGATCGACGCGTTCAAAGGCGATGTGCAGTACCTGAAGTCGATCGGCGACTTCGCCGAACTCGATATCGATAAGTTCGTCGATCCCGCGCCGCTGCGCAAGGCCTTCGCCGACAACGGCGTGGGCGACTACGACCAGGCGGTGGCGGCCACCGCCAACCCCAGCCGCGTCACCGGCACCGACCCGGTCTGTGCCCGTCCCGTGAGCAATGCCGCGCAGGCCGGTGAGCTGTGGCTCGACGGCACGGATCGACCGCAGCCCGCCGCCGATCCGACCTGCCTGTTGCGCGCTGTTCAGGCGGCCAAGGCGCAGGGCAAGGTGATCCGCGCCGCGTATGTGCCCGATGCCGAACTCGGCACGCGCTGGTTCGCCGATAAGGCGGCGTGGTTGCGCGACGGCGACAGCTTCCTGCCGTTCACCACACCCGCGGCCGCGCAGCGCTATCGGCAGGCGCACCCGACCGCCACGGCGATCTCCTACGACCAGGCCGTAACGGAAGTCCGACGATGA